The Benincasa hispida cultivar B227 chromosome 9, ASM972705v1, whole genome shotgun sequence genome has a segment encoding these proteins:
- the LOC120086458 gene encoding probable LRR receptor-like serine/threonine-protein kinase RKF3, whose translation MSLSPHLFLLLLTIASLSPAAAAAAAVDCPLNFTVLRQFSQGSVVSRPDFSGECPYIRLGLRLVLSQYLKLTGSFLPPVNSSDSCWNSYQSVVNVTWPNFDIRSSCGFQTGWISHGCMNITTKSEFERIVPKSALDGVVAICNQSLENGSPCASCTTRLAIIQASFLTGPSIGNVTDCPAYPSIYTAAFVNQFGPTDLGTAKCLFSLNPPSENSRGKKRNTVVLVVLICCGVAAAAVAVAGGLFFWRKQGKVKKNDRIRRVETGLGSGLESISESTTLVKFTFDEIKRATRNFSRDNIIGRGGYGNVYKGVLSDDSEVALKRFKNCSAAGDAIFAHEVEVISSVRHVNLVALRGYCIATTPMEGHQRIIVCDLMKNGSLYDHLFGFSDKRLSWPIRQKIALGTARGLAYLHSGAQPAIIHRDIKASNILLDENFDPRVADFGLAKFTPEGMTHLSTRVAGTMGYVAPEYALYGQLTERSDVYSFGVVLLELLSGRKALGVRSHDSQPFLVTDWAWSLVREQKARDVIEEGMPELGSPEVVEKYVLIAVLCSHPQLYARPSMDQVVKMLETELSVPSIPERPIPLVADIDEIERSMSSSSSAQHSGSVGFHNFTLQNDHK comes from the coding sequence ATGTCCCTTTCTCCCcacctttttctccttcttctcacCATAGCATCTCTCTCccccgccgccgccgccgccgccgccgttGATTGCCCTCTCAACTTCACCGTCCTCCGCCAGTTCTCCCAGGGTTCCGTCGTTTCCCGCCCCGATTTCTCCGGCGAATGTCCATACATCCGCCTCGGTCTCCGCCTCGTCCTCTCCCAGTACCTCAAACTTACCGGTTCCTTCTTGCCTCCGGTGAACTCTTCCGATTCATGCTGGAATTCTTACCAATCGGTTGTGAATGTCACTTGGCCGAATTTCGACATTCGGAGCTCTTGCGGGTTTCAAACCGGGTGGATCTCACATGGCTGTATGAACATCACCACCAAATCAGAGTTTGAGAGAATCGTTCCTAAATCAGCCCTCGATGGTGTTGTTGCAATCTGTAATCAATCGCTTGAAAATGGTTCCCCCTGTGCCTCGTGCACGACGAGGCTCGCGATCATTCAGGCCTCGTTCTTGACAGGTCCGTCGATCGGCAATGTCACCGATTGCCCCGCATATCCGTCGATCTATACAGCGGCGTTCGTGAATCAGTTTGGACCGACCGATTTGGGAACTGCCAAATGCTTATTCTCACTCAATCCTCCATCGGAGAATTCGAGAGGCAAGAAACGGAATACGGTGGTGTTAGTTGTTCTAATTTGTTGTGGCGTTGCGGCAGCGGCGGTGGCGGTTGCAGGCGGGTTGTTTTTCTGGCGGAAACAGGGGAAAGTGAAGAAGAACGATAGAATCCGTAGAGTTGAAACAGGGTTGGGTTCTGGATTGGAATCGATAAGTGAAAGCACTACTTTGGTGAAGTTCACATTCGATGAAATCAAGAGGGCAACAAGGAACTTTTCTAGAGATAACATAATTGGAAGAGGGGGTTATGGAAATGTGTATAAAGGGGTTCTATCAGATGATTCTGAAGTTGCTTTGAAGAGGTTTAAGAACTGTTCTGCAGCAGGGGACGCCATTTTTGCTCATGAAGTTGAGGTAATTTCAAGTGTTAGGCATGTTAATCTTGTAGCTTTGAGAGGATATTGTATTGCAACTACTCCAATGGAGGGTCACCAGAGAATAATTGTGTGTGATTTGATGAAGAATGGGAGTCTTTATGATCATTTGTTTGGGTTTTCAGATAAGAGGTTGAGTTGGCCAATTAGGCAAAAGATTGCTCTTGGCACAGCTAGAGGATTGGCTTATCTGCATTCTGGAGCTCAGCCTGCCATTATCCATAGAGATATCAAAGCCAGCAACATTCTTTTGGATGAAAACTTTGATCCCAGGGTGGCTGATTTTGGTTTAGCTAAGTTCACGCCAGAAGGAATGACTCATTTGAGCACAAGAGTTGCTGGAACTATGGGGTATGTGGCACCCGAGTACGCCTTGTACGGCCAGTTGACGGAGAGGAGTGATGTGTATAGCTTTGGAGTTGTTTTGCTCGAGCTTTTGAGTGGGAGGAAGGCGCTCGGGGTGAGGAGCCATGACAGCCAGCCCTTTCTAGTGACTGATTGGGCTTGGTCTTTGGTTAGGGAACAAAAGGCAAGGGATGTTATTGAAGAAGGCATGCCAGAGCTGGGTTCTCCAGAGGTTGTTGAGAAGTATGTACTGATTGCTGTTCTTTGTTCCCATCCCCAGCTCTATGCCAGGCCATCAATGGATCAAGTTGTGAAAATGTTGGAAACTGAGCTCTCTGTTCCTTCAATCCCAGAGAGACCCATCCCTTTAGTTGCTGATATTGATGAAATTGAGAGATCTATGAGTAGTAGTAGTTCTGCTCAGCATTCTGGTTCAGTTGGCTTCCATAATTTCACATTACAAAATGACCATAAGTAG